One segment of Streptomyces sp. NBC_01463 DNA contains the following:
- a CDS encoding SpoIIE family protein phosphatase — translation MEQHEGRASRQADDDGWWSGRLHELWRVAENAQDVTGLADSLYDMLLRMPGVLAVVGTRWSGGLLHYLRSVSVAEPTSSLVEIERNYGESGAAGAPDGDPTVTVHEVSELDGAMPHIQVLAAAGTRSLAECAVPLGQDGWASFMVGTADRDTIDVTLRTRLKQVAEVAMVSDRRITARRADEVRQVSDAFLAEASLQMDSSLDVKSTLQRVARTAVPAIAEGCVLHLSLPEGLKSVSFAHMDAGDQQWLGEVAADDAWLTEMLRQVLGNGQALALKGEGLRGGPFGPASSGAGRAVRAISVNPLKARGRVLGTLTFLYHRAVVAEGASQFLAGLADRAALAIDSSTLYEQRRRHVVSLQRHLLPSELPLIPGITLSSAYEVGDVSLDVGGDFYDAVPRAQGGVTLLLGDVCGRGAEAAALTGLARHTLRTLLEDGSTPEHALERLNQALVREGTTRFVTALVVVLVPDGGGFRARYWSAGHPAPLLRRADGTVEELVAHGDLLGVLEDIEYGSGSVRLAPGDALVMFTDGVTEARAADGMYFESRLRDEVARQGAGGAGRFAERLAEAVVEFRATGADDIAVLVARAESVG, via the coding sequence GTGGAGCAGCACGAGGGCAGGGCTTCACGTCAGGCGGATGATGACGGATGGTGGTCGGGCCGTCTGCACGAGCTCTGGCGCGTCGCCGAGAACGCGCAGGACGTGACGGGGCTGGCCGACTCCCTCTACGACATGCTGCTCCGCATGCCCGGTGTACTGGCCGTCGTGGGTACCCGCTGGAGCGGCGGGCTGCTGCACTATCTGCGGAGTGTCAGCGTGGCGGAGCCGACGTCATCGCTCGTGGAAATCGAACGTAATTACGGCGAATCCGGCGCAGCCGGGGCTCCGGACGGTGATCCGACTGTCACGGTCCACGAAGTGTCGGAGCTCGACGGCGCCATGCCGCACATCCAGGTGCTGGCGGCGGCCGGCACGCGGAGCCTGGCCGAGTGTGCCGTGCCGCTGGGGCAGGACGGCTGGGCCTCGTTCATGGTCGGTACCGCGGACAGGGACACCATCGATGTGACGCTGCGGACCCGGTTGAAGCAGGTGGCCGAGGTCGCCATGGTCTCGGACAGGCGCATCACGGCGCGGCGCGCCGATGAGGTGCGTCAGGTGAGTGACGCCTTTCTGGCGGAGGCGTCGTTGCAGATGGATTCGAGCCTTGATGTGAAAAGCACCTTGCAGCGGGTGGCTCGCACGGCCGTTCCCGCCATCGCCGAGGGGTGCGTTCTGCATCTTTCTCTTCCCGAAGGACTGAAATCCGTGTCCTTCGCGCACATGGACGCCGGTGACCAGCAGTGGCTCGGCGAGGTTGCCGCCGATGACGCCTGGCTGACGGAGATGCTGCGGCAGGTACTCGGCAACGGGCAGGCGCTGGCGCTGAAGGGTGAGGGGTTGCGAGGGGGGCCCTTCGGGCCCGCGTCGTCCGGGGCGGGCCGCGCCGTGCGGGCGATCAGTGTGAACCCGCTCAAGGCCCGGGGCCGGGTCCTGGGCACCCTGACGTTTCTCTACCATCGGGCGGTCGTGGCCGAGGGGGCCTCACAGTTCCTTGCGGGTCTGGCCGACCGGGCGGCGTTGGCCATCGACAGCAGCACCCTGTACGAACAGCGGCGCCGCCACGTGGTCTCTCTCCAGCGGCATCTGCTCCCGAGCGAGCTGCCGCTGATTCCGGGAATCACGCTGAGTTCCGCGTACGAAGTGGGTGACGTCTCGCTCGACGTGGGCGGTGACTTCTACGACGCCGTCCCGAGGGCGCAGGGTGGTGTGACCCTCCTCCTCGGCGACGTCTGCGGACGCGGGGCGGAGGCTGCGGCGCTGACGGGTCTGGCCCGCCACACCCTGCGCACCCTTCTCGAGGACGGCAGCACGCCCGAGCACGCGCTGGAACGGCTGAATCAGGCCCTGGTCAGGGAGGGCACGACCCGCTTCGTGACGGCGCTCGTAGTGGTACTGGTACCGGACGGAGGGGGGTTTCGTGCGCGCTACTGGAGTGCCGGGCATCCGGCGCCTCTGCTGCGGCGTGCGGATGGCACCGTGGAGGAACTCGTCGCCCACGGGGATCTGCTGGGCGTGCTGGAGGACATCGAGTACGGATCCGGGTCGGTGCGCCTGGCGCCGGGGGACGCGCTGGTGATGTTCACCGACGGAGTGACCGAGGCGAGAGCGGCCGACGGGATGTACTTCGAATCGCGTCTGCGGGACGAGGTCGCGCGGCAGGGTGCCGGCGGGGCGGGGCGGTTCGCCGAGCGGCTGGCCGAGGCTGTAGTGGAATTCCGGGCGACGGGTGCGGACGACATCGCCGTGCTCGTCGCACGGGCGGAGTCCGTCGGATGA
- a CDS encoding SMI1/KNR4 family protein, with translation MNVSISESWTRIENWLSEHAPATHAALAPPAHPEDIAATERVIGRPLLKPLVTSLLRHNGLLDQRSSLLPGTYGPMSAGRIAADWKLFTGFYDKRTADEQGEEADYDFMRIGVSSVLYGHPQLIPFARDLGGGYLVLDHRPETDQGRVHEAEATEGIMRGSHDRWTSLPVLMEAVATALETDRPLGDNMPVVDDEQRLQWDYIPLRSGRNVL, from the coding sequence ATGAACGTATCGATCAGTGAGTCGTGGACGCGCATCGAGAACTGGCTGTCCGAGCATGCGCCGGCGACCCACGCTGCGCTGGCGCCGCCCGCGCATCCGGAGGACATCGCCGCGACCGAACGCGTCATCGGCCGGCCGCTCCTCAAGCCCTTGGTGACGTCGCTGCTGCGGCACAACGGGCTTCTGGACCAGCGGAGTTCGCTGCTGCCCGGGACCTACGGGCCGATGAGCGCAGGTCGGATAGCGGCTGACTGGAAACTCTTCACCGGCTTCTACGACAAGCGCACGGCGGATGAGCAGGGAGAGGAGGCGGACTACGACTTCATGAGGATCGGGGTCAGCAGCGTCCTGTACGGCCACCCGCAGCTGATTCCCTTCGCGCGGGACCTCGGTGGGGGTTACCTCGTGCTGGACCACCGTCCCGAGACCGACCAGGGACGCGTCCATGAAGCGGAGGCCACGGAAGGCATCATGCGCGGCTCGCACGATAGGTGGACGTCCCTGCCCGTGCTCATGGAGGCGGTCGCCACGGCTCTGGAGACCGACCGGCCCCTCGGCGACAACATGCCCGTGGTCGATGACGAGCAGCGACTGCAATGGGACTACATACCGCTGCGCAGTGGCCGGAACGTGCTTTAG